The Apium graveolens cultivar Ventura chromosome 10, ASM990537v1, whole genome shotgun sequence nucleotide sequence TTCTTTTGTAGAGAAATTTATTCATGCTCATTGCTTATACTTATGACAAGATATATATAATCTGTAAATTCCATAAACAAAGATTCTATGAGCtctttttgatttaaaaaaatacaaaattacAACACAAAGTAACCAAACAATAAAGAAGAAATCAGTTTTCAAACAACTAGTCTAATGTATCAGGCATCAGCAAAAGGACGAGGGGCTACTTGAAAGTTGTAAACAACACACATGAGCTAGATACACAATTGTTACAAGTTGAAGTTTCATGAGATACAAAACAGAAGTAATAAATGCTTTTACAGTCCTCTGGGGATAACGATATCTCCGATGGTGTTGTGCCATGGGTCAGCCAAGTGAGCTGCTAAGTTCTCCAATGGTCCTGTCCCTGGATATGCTGATTGTTGAACGCAGAATCCCACAAAGGCTAACATAGCAAGACGTCCTGTTACGTTATCCCAACATCAGTAAACATCGTAGCAGAAAATATTTAGTTagctcttcttcttcttcttcttctcagTAAATATTTTCTCATAAGGAAAATGTAATTTATTTAAGCAAGAGGAATGAACAGGCTGATCAATTGAGTTTTGCTTACCATTTTTGACTTCCTTGAGCTTCATTTCCTCGAACTTTTTGGGGTCCCTGGAGTAGCCTAAAGGGTCGAAAGCACCACCGGGGTACTTTTTCTTTTCAGGGTCTTTCTCCATGCTTCTTTGGTGTTCAACAAAAGCAATGGCAAGAAATTCAATTGCCAATATGGTGGGGAGAGTACCCCAGGGAACAGGGTTGCCCAAGTACGATGCTTGTCCTCCGGGGATTGCAGCCCATTGTTGAGCCTGTACCCAATTACCCAATCCTAATGCCTCGGGCACCAAAATCCCTGGCTGAATTATAAACATTACTTCATGTTATTAACAAATTTAATCACAAACTAATCAAGTAAATAATGTTAATCAAGATAAAAATGAACTTACAACAGCAAGCATGGCCCATCTGCAGTGGTAGAGCTCAGACTCCTTGAATCTCTCAAGATTTTCTGGGACTTCTCCTAGTCCTAGTGGGTCAAATCCGAAATCTCTGTAAATTAAAAGAACATCACATGTATGTTAGCTAACAAATATGTTTAGTTGGGTCATTTATTGTT carries:
- the LOC141693715 gene encoding chlorophyll a-b binding protein 6, chloroplastic-like, with the protein product MASKALMSCNMAAVHPSVLSSSKSKFATALPMPLVSANGTTSRFMMSAEWMPGQPRPAHLDGSAPGDFGFDPLGLGEVPENLERFKESELYHCRWAMLAVPGILVPEALGLGNWVQAQQWAAIPGGQASYLGNPVPWGTLPTILAIEFLAIAFVEHQRSMEKDPEKKKYPGGAFDPLGYSRDPKKFEEMKLKEVKNGRLAMLAFVGFCVQQSAYPGTGPLENLAAHLADPWHNTIGDIVIPRGL